The Danaus plexippus chromosome 12, MEX_DaPlex, whole genome shotgun sequence DNA window AGTCGGGGGTTTGTTAATAAACTACACTGTAttgtccaaaaaatatattttattgtagtaGACAACACGAGGAGGCGCGCCCGGCGCCCAGCCCGCCCCGCGCGCGCTTCCCACAACAACTTCGCTATCTACGTCCATCTctctgttttaataattggaatattttatttaataattacaacgtTTGTTTTATCCGtccatattttaacattagaTATACCTAACTTCGTCTTGTATAACTTGGTGTAAGAACAGCCTTCAGGAATTGAAAAAGGGTGGCGCAAAATGCGCCTCACAGCACTGTTTCCATTTCTACTCGCGTCCGCTCTCTAAAAACGTACAAATTAACGATCAATAATCTATAGGTATTTAACATCAATAAATAAGTCTAACATAACGAATGCGAATTAGTTTCACAAGTAATCCATTCGTTCATTCATTAATGTGTATGTCGAGACCTGGCGCGCAGATCGCCGCAGGAGAGCGGTCGCTCGAGGTCGGGCAACAAATCGGCGGGAGCGTGTAGAGTCCGCGGCCGAGTCGCGTCATGAGCTCGTCCAGCGGCGAGCAGCGCGGCGGCCGAGGCCAGGCGCCGAGGAGGCGGCTGCAGCCCGTGAGCCGCCAGTGCCGCCGCCAGCTGACGAGCACGAGCCACCGCCGCGTCACGTTCGTGACGAGCTCGCCACACCTGACAAGCCACAACAACACTATACAAGAAGCTATGAAACCTCTTTATACAGAGTCACCGCTCGtctgcattttaaatatagaacatgAATTGCAAAGCCACAACAACAATATACAAGAAGCTATGAAACCTCTTTATACAGAGTCACCGCTCGtctgcattttaaatatagaacataAATTGTAAAGCCACAACAACACTATAGAAGAAGCTGTAAAACTTCTTTATATAGAATCACTGCTCGTCTGCATTTTAATATGGAACACGAATGCTAATCATCGATCATATTGTTGTGACTTACTAGCATTTTCAGTTTGTCAAACGACTACTGCTAtatctattgtttttaaacgtagtatatacaatttaaatatttttgaatactctTATTATGGAAGTAAGTGCCTATAGGAGAAGAGTAAAAGAACGGAATCTAAGTTAGCGGAGGTCGAGAAAGTATCTAACCTGTGCAGCGCATACGGCGGAACGGCAGTGTCCACGCTTCCCGGGACCGAAGCCCCGTGCTGCCGCTTCAACTACTGCCCCGTGGAAGGTTAATGATTGTCCtgataaaacatatacatttattaatctgTGCAAATTCcataacagaataaaatataattttatttcatatattaaaaaacaaattatatcacGTTTCGATTAATGAACAATATatgttttctattattatatatttaatacgttaTATGAAGATCAAATAAGTAAACAAGTTAACTTTAAAGaaaagtaactttaaaaacTGCGAACAAGTTAATTAATCTGAATATTATCACAGCATGTACTgaaatctaatatataattagcgATGAAGCTGAGCAaaacatattgtattatatttgaaattaccCATTGATAATGACACGAGAGCGCAGCACGCACTGGCGCTAGACGCAGCCAGGTGTTCCCTCATGTATCTGAAGTATACGTGTTCCAGCAGCAGCAGTAGTGCTGCCAACAGAATGCCCGCCATCAACAGCAGGAACGCGGAGAGGAACTGCTCCAACGCCAGCGGGTCAGATGATTTGTGCTCTTGCTTGTTTGGCTTACACGTCCCCGTCATCCAGTATCTGttcagataataataataaaaatcataaaaatgtatgtaattctGTCTGCCATTTCAATTAAGCTTCTGATAggattaaatacaaaacaagaatataataaacaggAAAATAAGCGTGATAGAGAAAGGGAATCTACCTTCGTAACCGCTCTAGGTCTCCATTGGAGCGTAGATCGagtaatcttttattaaacatgCTTAGATATTTAGAATTTCTGGTGAATGCCAACCCATAACCCGACATCGCGTACCACGAGCCTACGGTTAATAATCGGCAGTCCTCAtcctacaaaaatataaaggctAATAAGTGACTTTCGCCGCAAGTCGTCTACAGTAGaagattacaaattatatcgCTATCATCTGCCATCGATGCAGCTTACTTGGGAGACGAGATAATCCAACACTGTGCCATCATAGATAAACGCATCGAGATCCCCCGTCAGCACGCTGGTCACACCGGCACTCACAGTACTTCTATTGTATCTACAGAAGaagcaacaataaaataaatttgtttgttatttcatttcaatttaatgaatCACATAAGAATCTTACGAAGCCATATAAGCGTGGGGCTCGGGAAAGTATTTCGCGAGCGTAGCGTCGGTATGGGACCACGGTACTGTCCCGAACTTGAGTGCGGGTCGTTGAGTGAGAGGGCGGGCGATGCGCGGGTCGTCCAGCCCGCTCAGCTCATGGAATTCTTCCCGGGTGATCATGAACGCGGCCAGGTTGGCCGTGTATATAGCTAGGAACACCACCGCGAACATCGCCCACATATTCGTCATAAACCGCGCAGTGAATCCTCTCGGCGAGTCCACGTGGACTGATGCCTGCGAATgttacaacaaaattattatcattgtttTATGGTCCGCTTTGGTTATTTGTGTAGTTGACTTGATGTACCTGAAACAACACCGCCCACACGATCCAGTAAGTCCGACACAGAGAAAATCTGTTCTGTGGAATTCGTTTGGAATTAGTTCCCGTTGAGCAATCAAAACCGCTAGGCGATAGCcattcgaaaaaaaatatagaaaatgtgGCGGCTTGAATGGCAACCGCTCCGACCAGCATCCAAGAAGCTGTATCAAATGGTTCAAGGAATGCGGTGGGTGAAATAATTCCAGTTCGTTTAGCAACCACTATGGCCACACCGGTTTCCATGAACGGCACACTAAAATCTACAACAGCTTCTCGATCTGAATTGATTATCAATGATGTTAAAACCTgcaaaacaacattttaaattatggacattttttaaacaaaatataattaattgtaagcTCATATGTTTGGTTCCCAGGCTGGTAGTCTTAATGTCTAATCTTACCATGtcagtttttttgtttacaagttCCGCAATCAAGCCGTTCCATTTTCCATGGTGCAAGGTACCCCAGCGGCCGTCCTCTACCCGAACGAGTTCGTAAGTGAATCCGAGATGTTCCGCTAACTGTTGAAGTAAATCTATGCAAAATCCACTACAACACTGATACAACGAACTGTTTCTGTGCGCCGTCCCCGCTTCTAGTCTGTAATTGAATGATAACTGTACATGTGACATGAATTTGTGATAGGATCACGTAATGAAGTTCGTGTTTATATTTGCTTACCCTGCTACTTCAATCTCTGGTGCGACCCTACAAATGACTCCACGATCTAAAGAGCATCTCCCACTGACGGGGTCCGGTGGTGCTAGATTAATGTAAGGCGGTTCCTCTAGAAACGTTATACGCATATGGAACTTTTCTGGTACACCCTGTGGTGGAGTGTGTAACCCACCAGGCCAAACAATGTCCTTAATTACCAACCGTTCCTTGGGATATGAATTCCAAGTTCCAATTTCTTCCCAAACAAGCtgcaattatattaacattgtgaaaatttgttaataatttttttgaaaaattctttatcCAGGAATACCTGTTCACCGAGAGTTGGTCTtaagttcattatttttaactcagCAGCCCGAAGTTCGCCATCTGGAGTAAATTCTATACTCGGTCTTCCCGACTCTCCCTCCACGCTGACATTACGTAGATGCCGATAAAATCTTTCACCAGTAGACCAGCGCGCTTCACCCGTGCCCACTCCGCTACAAGACAACCTAGTTCCCAGAGGATATCTAATGTTTTCCGGTTCAGACACGTAGGACTCCACACCGTAAGCGAAAACTTTAACAGCGGTCGCAATCTCTGATATAATTGACGAGCTCGATGTGTCGAAGTGTACACCTGATTtgatgatgaaaaatattgaatacagCGGTGAACAAAATGTGTATGAGAGAAATTGGTAGGTTACCTAGCATGCCAACAGGAAATTTGTTTGGCTGTTGCATAGAGCCCAGCACACTTTGCGTCACAATCCAAACGAAATTTTCTCCAGTGAGGTGAAGATCGCCAGCTGACGATAGTATGTCAGCCGCTTCCTCCCGTGTCGCGTACAACAACATCACGCGCGCTTCACTCGTTACCAGCTCGTTTAAATCTGCTGGTTTTTTCACAACCACAGCATTGAGGATCGTAAATTTAAAGCGGTCCTGTAACAACATTCATGTAATCAAATAACTGAACGATTGGAGCGTATCGGTACgtcatttaatattagattttagtttgttattaatgttaattcgttttgatacaaaatattaattatatttatttgttgacTCTGACAGTTCGTTTaaggtttatatttatgaaaattaatcgTACTTGAAGAGCCGAGACTCTCTCCCGCACGGCTTGTATGAAGTCGTCGTGACCAGCAATAGCTGATGTGACGACACTAAACTGATGCCATTTGTATCTCTCTAGTATAGAGAGCATAGCGGCCGTCTGGTGTTCGATAGTGGGCGCTAATTGCAACCGCAGTGACGCGTGAGACGCATGCTTTTCAAGACCGCTATTGTCAGCATTCCATGCAATGACCTGGAGAACCAATCAGTCTTTGgaaaaatgtaataactaaataataccGTCAAAAAGCAAATATAGGTTTAGAAAAGGAAAGCGCAGTCGTCATGAAGCTTTACCGGTATGCCAAGATATCCGGCGAgttgtagaaaatattgtgCAGAGGCAGTAGATCGCCCGTATTGTTCATGATTCATAAGATAAAGTATAGCAGATACGTTAACTGCTAAAAATTCCTTACATAGCGAGTCCAAGATAGCTGAAagcatttaatacattttattacacttttatTTAGATCTACTGGTTGTATTAAATTggctaattaattatttttcctaaGTTCATGCCATTCATTCGTTtagatatacattttatacgttatatttaaaattttctgtttaaatttttttttccgcaTAACACTCATCGTCTACAGTTGGTACAAGAAGAAGGAGGGGAAATGTAATAAAGAGAGAAAAGTGCACTATTTGGGGTTTTTAAAGACATTCACACGTACAGGGTCTGGGTATATAGATTAGAGTTTTGTGGGTAGATATAACTAGATTACTAAACGTCTTTCATGCGAAGTCAACTGCGAGTTGCTACTACATACAAAACTATTTCTATCTCACCACTACATCAGATCGAAAGCTTAGAGCTAATACGGTCACTTACACATGGGACTAGGCGTAAGGCCTTGCATCGAAAGCGTAACGTTTAGGCGCACTTGTGAAAAAAGTTTAAGTTTGCGCGGCAGTTTGGACAGAGCAGCCTTCTCAGCTCTGGTATAATCACGTGCCCCGAAGGCCTTGTGAGGCACAACGAGGGCAGCGGTGATAACAGACGGCGCGCGCGGAGCCTGTGGGGCGGGAGAGGTCCGAGGTCGCCGCAGCCCGTCGCCACCGATCCGTACTCCGCCCCCCCGGGCTGCCTCGCGACCAGCACCCGTCACTCCGCCGCCGACTTTGATGCCAGCGCCACGCTCCGCCTCGCTCCACGCCAGCGCCCCCAGCGCAGCCAGCGCCATTAGCGCGGTACGCGCATGCATCTCCACTTTGAtgctttaacaatatatatagtcacatattgaataatgtattttgatCAAGTATTCAAAGGAAGTTTCTACATGTATGTACCTGTTATGATTATCAGTTTTCAATGAACACATTGCTCGAGAGCAAAGTAAATTAAGCCTAGTTTTTTGTAGgttatgttttaaatctaaatgatgtttaattaaaattatttcatttcacttTTGGTGAATTGCTGATAGTCCAAAACTATTTTCTCCGTATATATTAGAATCTTGGAATGTGTAAAAATTCATATAGATAAGACTCTATCATGTTCTAATAAAGGCAAATCTGAAAGACTGATTCCACGGAATAATGACTAATCATA harbors:
- the LOC116772358 gene encoding glutamate receptor ionotropic, NMDA 2B, which codes for MHARTALMALAALGALAWSEAERGAGIKVGGGVTGAGREAARGGGVRIGGDGLRRPRTSPAPQAPRAPSVITAALVVPHKAFGARDYTRAEKAALSKLPRKLKLFSQVRLNVTLSMQGLTPSPMSILDSLCKEFLAVNVSAILYLMNHEQYGRSTASAQYFLQLAGYLGIPVIAWNADNSGLEKHASHASLRLQLAPTIEHQTAAMLSILERYKWHQFSVVTSAIAGHDDFIQAVRERVSALQDRFKFTILNAVVVKKPADLNELVTSEARVMLLYATREEAADILSSAGDLHLTGENFVWIVTQSVLGSMQQPNKFPVGMLGVHFDTSSSSIISEIATAVKVFAYGVESYVSEPENIRYPLGTRLSCSGVGTGEARWSTGERFYRHLRNVSVEGESGRPSIEFTPDGELRAAELKIMNLRPTLGEQLVWEEIGTWNSYPKERLVIKDIVWPGGLHTPPQGVPEKFHMRITFLEEPPYINLAPPDPVSGRCSLDRGVICRVAPEIEVAGLEAGTAHRNSSLYQCCSGFCIDLLQQLAEHLGFTYELVRVEDGRWGTLHHGKWNGLIAELVNKKTDMVLTSLIINSDREAVVDFSVPFMETGVAIVVAKRTGIISPTAFLEPFDTASWMLVGAVAIQAATFSIFFFEWLSPSGFDCSTGTNSKRIPQNRFSLCRTYWIVWAVLFQASVHVDSPRGFTARFMTNMWAMFAVVFLAIYTANLAAFMITREEFHELSGLDDPRIARPLTQRPALKFGTVPWSHTDATLAKYFPEPHAYMASYNRSTVSAGVTSVLTGDLDAFIYDGTVLDYLVSQDEDCRLLTVGSWYAMSGYGLAFTRNSKYLSMFNKRLLDLRSNGDLERLRRYWMTGTCKPNKQEHKSSDPLALEQFLSAFLLLMAGILLAALLLLLEHVYFRYMREHLAASSASACCALVSLSMGQSLTFHGAVVEAAARGFGPGKRGHCRSAVCAAQVWRARHERDAAVARARQLAAALAAHGLQPPPRRLASAAALLAAGRAHDATRPRTLHAPADLLPDLERPLSCGDLRARERTRVEMETVL